From Salvia splendens isolate huo1 chromosome 3, SspV2, whole genome shotgun sequence, a single genomic window includes:
- the LOC121797394 gene encoding probable protein S-acyltransferase 14 has translation MYRSGAVMAWNVFKFCTALRGLGSIMILLVLGVVGVSYYAVVITNYGPGLAAGGLDSLIAFFVLALFHSLLVMLLWSYFSVVFTDPGTVPPNWRPAADEERGDNDPLTASKFPSDTENGRVRFCRKCNQLKPPRCHHCAVCGRCVLKMDHHCVWVVNCVGALNYKNFLLFLFYTFLETSVVTLSLLTHFIQFFSDGEIPGTPGTLATTFLAFVLNLAFALSVMGFLILHISLVCANTTTIEAYEKKSSPKWHYDLGRKRNFEQVFGMDRKFWFIPGYSEEDLRRMPALHGLEYPSKPDLDAQEL, from the exons ATGTATAGATCTGGTGCCGTTATGGCCTGGAACGTCTTCAAGTTCTGTACGGCGCTGCGGGGGCTCGGCTCGATCATGATCTTACTGGTTCTCGGCGTCGTCGGCGTTAGCTATTACGCGGTCGTCATCACCAATTACGGCCCTGGACTCGCTGCTGGTGGCCTCGATTCACTCATCGCTTTCTTCGTCCTCGCGCTATTCCATTCTCTG TTGGTGATGCTATTATGGAGTTACTTTTCGGTTGTCTTTACGGACCCAGGCACTGTGCCTCCGAATTGGCGGCCAGCAGCAGATGAAGAAAGGGGAGATAATGACCCATTAACTGCTTCAAAATTTCCATCTGACACAGAGAATGGTAGAGTTCGCTTTTGTAGAAAGTGTAACCAGTTGAAGCCACCTCGCTGCCATCACTGCGCTGTTT GTGGGAGGTGTGTACTGAAGATGGACCATCATTGTGTTTGGGTTGTCAATTGTGTGGGGGCTTTAAACTACAAAAATTTCCTTCTCTTCCTG TTCTACACGTTCCTTGAGACCAGCGTTGTGACTTTATCATTACTGACACACTTCATTCAATTCTTTAGTGATGGAGAGATCCCTGGAACTCCTGGAACTCTTGCAACCACTTTTCTTGCATTTG TCCTGAATTTGGCATTTGCGCTGAGTGTGATGGGATTCCTGATTCTGCACATATCATTGGTGTGTGCCAACACAACAACTATTGAG GCTTATGAGAAAAAGTCTTCTCCAAAATGGCATTATGATCTTGGGAGAAAAAGGAACTTCGAGCAG GTATTTGGGATGGATAGGAAGTTCTGGTTTATACCTGGCTATTCAGAAGAAGATCTGAGACGTATGCCTGCTCTCCATGGCCTTGAATACCCTTCAAAACCCGACCTAGATGCCCAAGAGTTATGA